In Dyella terrae, one DNA window encodes the following:
- a CDS encoding ATP-binding protein: MKRGALSTSITLLVLITSLLLLGGGSLLMDARIDSRLEERYRETLLAQARAAATVIELESEVPQAHGLLRPLGELFGGHGRIYYELRCKSQPIVRSYPAPPLIPGDWPDNVSTEPKFSELMHEGRPLGSVIFAFQGAINESSTLSARPFVPVRAGDATHDCQLLFQQDRRQFDDLLLDIDWILVISPLLALFIAFIAVPLIIRRGMRPMAQLVQSMDRIGPSAPGQRLAPTGLSELDPLVVRFNQVLERMDDGLARERQFASGLAHETRTRLAELRTLTEVELRYPTGRSMHQLLSEIGVISGELEATVTALLMLTRLQAGMDLPQPQRLDLAEWLERLVQRHRVQRDGASVVYDLQVADAPVLHTDPALLELVIGNLIGNAFAYAPKGDRVLLRADRMGFHIENAAPNLNGGDMPHLGQRFWRKQTEQGGHAGLGLALAMAAAQVLGMPLELSLSPEHRLHANLAWHGTRVH; encoded by the coding sequence ATGAAGCGAGGGGCGCTCTCCACCAGCATCACGCTGCTGGTGTTGATCACCAGCCTGCTGCTGCTCGGCGGCGGGTCGCTGCTGATGGATGCGCGCATCGACAGTCGCCTCGAAGAGCGCTATCGCGAAACGCTGCTGGCGCAGGCGCGTGCTGCCGCGACGGTGATCGAACTGGAGAGCGAGGTTCCACAGGCGCATGGCCTGTTGCGCCCCCTTGGCGAATTGTTTGGCGGCCATGGTCGCATCTACTACGAGCTGCGCTGCAAGAGCCAACCGATCGTGCGCAGCTACCCCGCCCCGCCGCTCATTCCAGGCGATTGGCCCGACAATGTCAGTACCGAACCGAAGTTCAGCGAACTGATGCATGAAGGCCGCCCGCTCGGTTCCGTGATCTTCGCGTTTCAGGGTGCCATTAACGAATCAAGCACGCTCAGTGCACGCCCCTTCGTGCCGGTTCGCGCGGGCGATGCGACGCACGATTGCCAGTTGCTGTTCCAGCAGGATCGACGGCAGTTCGACGACTTGCTGCTCGACATCGACTGGATCCTCGTCATCAGCCCCTTGCTCGCCTTGTTCATCGCTTTCATCGCCGTGCCGCTGATCATTCGCCGCGGCATGCGACCGATGGCTCAGCTCGTCCAGTCGATGGATCGCATTGGCCCTTCCGCACCGGGACAACGACTGGCGCCCACCGGCCTGTCCGAACTGGATCCGCTGGTCGTTCGGTTCAATCAGGTGCTTGAGCGCATGGATGATGGATTGGCACGGGAACGACAGTTTGCCAGCGGCCTCGCGCACGAAACCCGTACGCGCCTGGCGGAGTTGCGCACGCTGACCGAAGTGGAGCTGCGCTATCCCACCGGTCGCAGCATGCATCAGTTGCTGTCGGAAATCGGCGTCATAAGTGGTGAACTCGAGGCGACGGTAACGGCGCTGCTGATGCTCACGCGCCTGCAAGCGGGCATGGATCTGCCACAGCCGCAGCGACTGGACCTGGCCGAATGGCTGGAGCGGCTGGTGCAACGGCACCGCGTCCAACGGGATGGCGCGTCCGTTGTCTACGATCTGCAGGTCGCCGATGCCCCTGTCCTGCATACCGATCCTGCCCTGCTCGAGCTGGTGATCGGCAATCTCATTGGCAACGCTTTCGCCTACGCGCCGAAAGGCGACAGGGTTCTCCTGCGCGCCGACCGCATGGGATTCCACATCGAGAATGCCGCGCCCAACCTCAACGGGGGCGACATGCCGCATCTGGGCCAACGCTTCTGGCGCAAACAGACGGAGCAAGGTGGTCACGCTGGCCTGGGGCTAGCCCTCGCGATGGCGGCGGCACAAGTGCTGGGCATGCCGCTCGAACTTTCGCTATCGCCCGAACACCGGTTGCACGCAAACCTCGCCTGGCATGGCACGCGCGTCCACTGA
- a CDS encoding cytochrome c: MKSPKMGLIATAVVVALVAVVAMWFLRGGEKLTPVEPGKETAEALKDPALIAKGQYLTTVGDCAACHTAQGGVRFAGGRVVGTPFGDIPAPNLTPDKATGLGNWSFAEFYRALHSGVGKQGEFLYPAFSYTSYTKVTRDDALAIFAYLQSLAPVAQEARPLGLAFPYNVRNSLKAWRALYFKEGEYQPDNSKSPAWNRGAYLVQGLGHCNECHIARDSFGGMRSDQPLSGGQIPMQNWYAPDLSTQANGGLDGWTTKDIVDLLKTGQSAKGTAFGPMAEVVAQSTQHMTDDDLQAIATYLQSLPARPLVEAPKSPLDVSTMIKQGANVYAERCADCHGKDGNGVAGVYPPLNGNASVNEPTGINAIRVVLLGGFAPATAGNARPYSMPPFAQQLNDADVAAVVTYIRQAWGNKSPHVMERDVIKYRHTPVD, encoded by the coding sequence ATGAAGTCGCCCAAGATGGGTTTGATCGCTACGGCGGTTGTCGTGGCTCTCGTCGCCGTCGTCGCGATGTGGTTCTTGCGCGGCGGTGAAAAGCTCACGCCCGTTGAACCGGGCAAGGAAACTGCCGAGGCACTCAAGGACCCGGCACTCATCGCCAAAGGCCAGTACCTCACCACCGTGGGCGATTGCGCGGCGTGCCATACGGCACAAGGCGGTGTGCGTTTTGCGGGTGGTCGCGTGGTCGGCACGCCCTTTGGTGATATTCCCGCGCCAAACCTGACGCCCGACAAGGCCACCGGGCTTGGCAACTGGAGTTTTGCCGAGTTCTATCGCGCGCTGCACTCGGGCGTGGGCAAGCAGGGCGAGTTCCTCTATCCGGCGTTCTCGTACACGTCGTACACCAAGGTCACGCGCGACGATGCGCTTGCGATCTTCGCTTACCTGCAATCCCTTGCGCCGGTTGCGCAGGAAGCCAGGCCGCTGGGCCTGGCCTTCCCCTACAACGTGCGCAACAGTCTCAAGGCGTGGCGCGCGTTGTACTTCAAAGAAGGCGAATACCAGCCGGACAACAGCAAGTCACCGGCGTGGAATCGCGGCGCGTACCTGGTCCAGGGCCTCGGCCACTGCAACGAGTGCCATATTGCGCGTGACTCGTTTGGCGGCATGCGCAGCGACCAGCCGTTGTCCGGTGGCCAGATTCCGATGCAGAACTGGTACGCACCGGATCTGAGCACGCAGGCCAACGGCGGTCTCGATGGCTGGACCACGAAGGACATTGTCGACCTGCTCAAGACCGGCCAGTCCGCCAAGGGCACGGCGTTCGGTCCCATGGCCGAAGTGGTGGCTCAAAGCACGCAGCACATGACCGACGACGACCTGCAGGCTATCGCCACTTATCTGCAATCGCTGCCGGCGCGGCCCCTGGTCGAGGCGCCGAAGTCGCCGCTCGACGTGAGCACGATGATCAAGCAGGGCGCCAACGTTTACGCAGAACGGTGCGCCGACTGCCACGGCAAGGACGGCAATGGTGTCGCGGGGGTCTATCCGCCGCTCAACGGCAATGCGTCCGTCAATGAACCGACGGGCATCAATGCCATTCGCGTCGTCCTGCTTGGCGGCTTTGCTCCCGCGACGGCGGGCAATGCGCGTCCGTACTCCATGCCACCGTTCGCGCAGCAGTTGAATGATGCGGACGTCGCGGCCGTCGTGACCTACATCCGTCAGGCCTGGGGCAACAAGTCGCCGCATGTCATGGAACGGGACGTGATCAAGTACCGGCACACGCCTGTCGATTGA
- a CDS encoding response regulator transcription factor, with protein MKLLLVEDSERLRQTLRHGLAAAGFTVDTAQDGLEAKQFLESYAYELVVLDLMLPKMDGIAVLRSLPTAGLRPRVLVLSARDQVADRIEALNAGADDYLTKPFSFDEIVARLHALARRPQQAQAVAIAHGALTWDPLSHGATVNRQPLPLTPREFAVLGLLLRHRGRTFSRQEILERTAGSDSDVSDRSVEVLVFGLRRKLDTAGLQGLIETRRGAGYLIP; from the coding sequence ATGAAATTGCTGCTGGTGGAGGATTCGGAACGCCTGCGCCAGACCCTCAGGCATGGCCTGGCGGCGGCAGGGTTTACGGTGGATACCGCCCAGGATGGCCTGGAGGCCAAGCAGTTCCTTGAAAGCTACGCCTACGAGCTGGTCGTACTCGACCTCATGCTGCCCAAGATGGATGGCATTGCTGTACTGCGCAGTTTGCCAACGGCGGGCCTGCGACCCAGGGTGCTGGTGTTGTCGGCGCGTGACCAGGTCGCCGACCGGATCGAAGCCCTGAACGCGGGCGCGGACGATTACCTCACCAAGCCTTTCTCCTTCGACGAGATCGTGGCGCGCCTGCACGCCCTGGCGCGTCGCCCACAGCAAGCCCAGGCCGTGGCAATCGCCCACGGCGCGCTGACCTGGGATCCGCTCTCGCACGGTGCGACGGTCAATCGACAGCCGCTCCCGCTGACGCCACGCGAATTCGCCGTGCTTGGACTGTTGCTGCGACATCGGGGTCGTACGTTCTCGCGCCAGGAGATTCTTGAGCGCACCGCGGGCAGCGACTCCGACGTGTCCGATCGCAGCGTCGAAGTGCTGGTCTTCGGCCTGCGCCGCAAGCTTGATACCGCCGGCCTCCAGGGCCTGATCGAAACCCGACGCGGCGCCGGCTATCTGATTCCATGA
- a CDS encoding mismatch-specific DNA-glycosylase, with the protein MARASTESTHVLPDVLAPDLRVVFCGTAPGTRSAVEQAYYAHPGNQFWPALHAAGLTPRLFAPAEFRGLLSLGLGLTDVAKHHSGNDDALPRDAFDADALRSKVVRYAPRVLAFTSKAAARAVLGRVDAYGEQAERLGATRIVVLPSPSGQARGHWSMEPWMALGALVRTMRD; encoded by the coding sequence ATGGCACGCGCGTCCACTGAATCAACGCACGTCCTGCCGGACGTCCTCGCGCCGGATCTGCGGGTGGTGTTCTGCGGCACGGCGCCAGGCACGCGCTCTGCGGTTGAACAGGCTTACTACGCCCATCCCGGCAATCAATTCTGGCCGGCGCTGCATGCGGCGGGCCTGACGCCAAGGCTGTTCGCGCCCGCTGAATTCCGCGGGCTACTTTCGCTGGGGCTGGGTTTGACCGATGTAGCCAAGCACCACTCGGGTAACGACGATGCGCTCCCGCGTGACGCCTTCGACGCCGATGCACTGCGCAGCAAAGTCGTCCGCTATGCACCACGGGTGCTGGCGTTCACCAGCAAGGCGGCAGCGCGGGCGGTGCTGGGACGCGTTGATGCTTATGGCGAGCAAGCGGAGCGCCTTGGCGCGACGCGCATCGTCGTCCTGCCTTCGCCGTCGGGTCAGGCGCGTGGCCACTGGTCGATGGAACCATGGATGGCGCTGGGCGCGCTGGTCAGAACGATGCGGGATTAG
- the rng gene encoding ribonuclease G, which produces MSEEILINVTPRETRVGVVENGMLQEVHVERTSRRGYVGNVYKGRVQRVMPGMQAVFVDIGLERAAFLHASDIVRPPAPAAVEGVDVAVAGSGHTPSISELVHEGQEIVVQVVKDPIGTKGARLSTHLSIPSRYLVLLPHARTLGISARIEDEAERVRLKEVMTSLIGENPLGYIVRTNAEEATAESLAFDVTYLGKVWRVVQENIARSKVGERVYEELSLPLRSLRDMLNDDIEKVRVDSRETYDKVVKFVHKFMPSLDDRVEHYSGERPIFDLYGVEDEIQRALRKEVPLKSGGYLIVDQTEAMTTIDVNTGGYLGTRNLEETVYRTNLEAAQAAARQLRLRNLGGIIIIDFIDMTDEEHRRQVLRMLEKGLQRDHAKTTVYPMSALGLVEMTRKRTTESLERQLCEPCPACSGRGTVKTAETVTYEIFREITRAVRQFNAEKLLVMASTKVVSRILEEESAAVAELEEFISKSIRFQAEEHYSQEQFDVVLL; this is translated from the coding sequence GTGAGTGAAGAAATCCTGATCAACGTGACCCCGCGCGAAACCCGCGTGGGCGTGGTCGAAAACGGCATGCTGCAAGAGGTGCATGTCGAGCGCACTTCCCGTCGTGGTTATGTTGGCAATGTGTACAAGGGGCGCGTCCAGCGCGTGATGCCGGGCATGCAGGCGGTGTTCGTCGACATCGGCCTGGAGCGCGCGGCGTTTCTGCACGCCTCGGATATCGTCCGGCCGCCCGCGCCGGCGGCGGTCGAAGGCGTGGACGTCGCCGTGGCCGGCAGCGGCCATACGCCCTCGATCAGTGAACTGGTCCATGAAGGCCAGGAAATCGTGGTGCAGGTAGTCAAGGACCCGATCGGCACCAAGGGTGCGCGTCTGTCCACGCATCTTTCCATCCCTTCGCGATACCTGGTGCTGCTGCCGCATGCGCGCACGCTGGGCATTTCCGCGCGCATCGAGGATGAAGCCGAACGCGTCCGCCTGAAGGAAGTGATGACCTCGCTCATCGGCGAAAACCCGCTGGGCTACATCGTGCGCACCAACGCGGAGGAGGCGACAGCCGAATCGCTCGCTTTCGACGTGACCTACCTGGGCAAGGTATGGCGCGTGGTGCAGGAAAACATCGCCCGGTCCAAGGTCGGCGAGCGCGTGTACGAGGAGCTGTCGCTGCCACTGCGCAGCCTGCGCGACATGCTCAACGACGATATCGAGAAGGTCCGTGTCGATTCGCGCGAAACCTACGACAAGGTCGTCAAGTTCGTGCACAAGTTCATGCCCAGTCTGGACGACCGCGTTGAACACTATTCCGGCGAGCGTCCGATCTTCGATCTGTACGGCGTGGAAGACGAAATCCAGCGCGCCTTGCGCAAGGAAGTCCCGCTGAAGTCGGGTGGCTACCTCATCGTCGACCAGACCGAGGCCATGACCACGATTGACGTCAACACCGGCGGTTACCTTGGCACGCGCAACCTCGAGGAAACGGTCTATCGCACCAATCTGGAGGCGGCTCAGGCGGCGGCACGCCAGCTGCGTCTGCGTAACCTCGGCGGCATCATCATCATCGATTTCATCGACATGACCGACGAGGAGCATCGCCGTCAGGTGCTGCGCATGCTGGAAAAGGGCCTGCAGCGCGATCACGCCAAGACGACGGTGTACCCCATGTCGGCCCTGGGCCTGGTGGAGATGACGCGCAAGCGCACCACCGAAAGCCTGGAGCGCCAGCTATGCGAGCCGTGCCCGGCCTGCAGCGGCCGCGGCACCGTGAAGACGGCCGAAACCGTCACCTATGAGATCTTCCGCGAGATCACCCGGGCGGTCCGCCAGTTCAACGCCGAAAAGCTGCTGGTGATGGCAAGCACCAAGGTGGTCAGCCGCATCCTGGAGGAAGAGTCGGCCGCCGTGGCCGAACTGGAAGAGTTCATCTCCAAAAGCATACGCTTTCAGGCTGAAGAGCATTATTCGCAGGAACAGTTCGATGTCGTTCTCTTGTGA
- a CDS encoding c-type cytochrome, which produces MNTTAQQCQARRVFAALLWFAAALVGTATAQDAAPHVPDTIQQRIASCTACHGAHGEGTPDSGFFPRLAGKPAGYLARQLQDFQDGLRKYGPMEYTVRHLSPAYMQEIAQYFAAQEVPYQRSPVPRTSADALKRGEELALHGDAARQIPACVACHGTQLTGVQPNVPGLVGLPYDYLSSQLGSWRTKTRATVAPDCMAEVANRLSESDISAVSAWLAGRELPGDMHAQAEGTITPPLHCGVLGDSKGNGA; this is translated from the coding sequence ATGAATACGACAGCCCAGCAGTGCCAGGCCCGGCGTGTGTTCGCCGCCCTCCTGTGGTTCGCCGCCGCCCTGGTGGGTACTGCCACCGCGCAGGATGCCGCTCCCCATGTCCCCGATACCATCCAGCAGCGCATTGCATCGTGCACGGCATGCCATGGTGCGCACGGTGAGGGCACGCCGGACAGTGGTTTCTTTCCGCGCCTTGCCGGCAAGCCCGCAGGCTACCTTGCCCGGCAGCTACAGGACTTCCAGGACGGCCTGCGCAAGTACGGCCCGATGGAGTACACGGTCCGCCATCTGAGCCCTGCGTACATGCAGGAGATCGCCCAGTATTTCGCGGCCCAGGAAGTCCCTTACCAACGTTCGCCCGTCCCGCGCACGTCCGCCGATGCGCTCAAGCGCGGTGAGGAACTGGCCCTGCACGGCGATGCCGCGCGGCAGATACCTGCCTGTGTCGCCTGCCACGGCACCCAGCTCACCGGCGTACAGCCAAACGTACCTGGGCTGGTCGGCCTGCCGTACGACTATCTCAGCTCGCAGCTCGGTTCGTGGCGCACGAAGACGCGTGCGACAGTCGCGCCCGACTGCATGGCGGAAGTCGCCAATCGCCTCAGTGAATCGGATATCAGTGCGGTGTCCGCCTGGTTGGCCGGACGCGAGCTGCCCGGCGACATGCACGCGCAAGCGGAAGGCACCATCACGCCGCCGCTCCATTGCGGTGTGCTCGGCGACAGCAAGGGGAATGGCGCATGA
- a CDS encoding YhdP family protein, translated as MNAIWRQRAHRVARLLGWVAGVAVITLAVLAGLIQLLLPSLARHPEWVARQLSQQLHQPVTFASLEGRWQPSGPLLVMRDVTVSPVDGGAPLRIPETELKLDLGGWLMPSRHLLNLRARGLQLDLSRAADGVWHVNGIGVAGGEDRQAPSFGRLSAELWLYDLRVEIADERVGKHYTLNAKQLRMSRQGGRVRVGAILERAGAPGQIRGAGSFSEDGSDGRVWLAGDQIDLRALTAGVDMAGYTIERGQGNVASWLDWRHGRVVRNLTRFDLNNLSLVGPDGHRAMVPGLHGLSEIRKGDDVFGIKWLADDGSALAVDARHLGSDDASVAVAARDLQLAPLVPWLALKPDMSPSLAEWLGAGKPRGKISHASMQWSKAGGLTSVDMGFAALGIDPVGKLPGLDRLDGEVRGDQQAAVLELPAQSTVLRFPHTFRQPFNLSRLAGNVAFWHADGDLHMGLDALQLHGEGFEVEARGEMALHDGGGKPFLDLYATVNHADVNAAKLFWPIDSMAPSAIEWLDRALVSGNIDRGDVVVRGDLADWPFHHNEGRFEARAQISDLTLDYGKDWPRAEGVNLVANFIDNSMLVEASGGQSLGIKADKASATIADFGNSELDLTVSGAGNGPNVMEFLRKSPIASHQADILSKMSLGGSTSFGFHLLLPLKEAKDFTLTGTAQLKDADLNAPDWNLKLDKIRGPATFDQHGFHGGPLDAGFRGQPSRLDIAIAGATGNPDTVLSTRLTGKYAMNELVQGYPELDWLKPIAGGRSEFTIGFDIVHPPSVANASQLLTIESPMTGMSLDFPVPLKKSADETLPLRVAMNLPVAGSDLQVSIGQVVRGRLRLPEGNSHPLAATFAFGNRMPDTVPDKGIRVRGKPAVLDVTGWVQYSVAGATGDGPGLESIDVNADQAMVFGHSFPSMRIQATPGSDALSVDVDSSEIAGNFSVPSNDLRKRGVTARLDRLYWPRDNTPEKPKSEGAPLPDPANTGVTPSSLPPFHVWVADLRFGVSKLGEARLETWPTDRGMHVDQLRALSHSVQINGSGDWEGTDTNSHTHMRIDFAAENLGDMLGAFGFSGLFNGGKTRANLDATWPGAPSAMELASMNGKLGIQVTDGSIPEVAPGVGRLFGLISVIELPRRLTLDFGDVFGKGLAFDAITGDFELNDGDASTKNLQIRGPAADISVTGRTGLRAKDYDQQVLVVPHVGNSLPIVGGVVGGPIGAAAGFVAQGILGRGLNHAASARYRITGTWDKPVYTLIEKRSAGPAKAGAVPTPPATPAAPAPASSAGR; from the coding sequence GTGAACGCGATCTGGCGCCAACGGGCCCATCGGGTCGCCCGCCTGCTTGGCTGGGTCGCCGGTGTTGCCGTCATTACGCTGGCGGTGCTGGCTGGGCTGATCCAGTTGCTGTTGCCGTCGCTGGCGCGTCATCCGGAATGGGTCGCGCGGCAGCTCAGCCAGCAGCTCCACCAGCCGGTGACGTTTGCGTCGCTCGAAGGTCGCTGGCAGCCGTCCGGTCCGCTGCTGGTCATGCGCGACGTGACGGTCAGCCCCGTCGATGGCGGTGCACCGCTCCGCATTCCGGAAACCGAACTCAAGCTCGACCTGGGCGGCTGGCTGATGCCGTCGCGTCACCTGCTCAACCTTCGCGCCCGTGGGCTGCAACTCGATCTCAGTCGCGCTGCCGATGGCGTATGGCACGTCAACGGCATCGGCGTGGCGGGTGGTGAAGATCGTCAGGCGCCTTCCTTCGGGCGGTTGTCGGCGGAGCTCTGGCTTTACGACCTGCGCGTGGAGATCGCGGACGAGCGCGTCGGCAAGCACTACACACTCAACGCAAAACAGTTGCGCATGAGTCGCCAGGGCGGGCGCGTGCGCGTCGGTGCGATCCTGGAGCGTGCCGGTGCGCCGGGACAGATTCGTGGTGCGGGTAGTTTCAGTGAAGACGGCAGCGACGGCCGCGTCTGGCTCGCTGGCGATCAGATCGATCTCCGTGCCTTGACGGCCGGCGTCGACATGGCCGGTTACACCATCGAGCGCGGGCAAGGTAACGTGGCGTCGTGGCTGGACTGGCGCCATGGACGGGTGGTCCGCAACCTGACGCGTTTCGATCTCAACAACCTCTCGCTGGTGGGCCCTGATGGCCATCGCGCGATGGTGCCGGGGCTGCATGGCCTGTCGGAGATCCGCAAAGGCGATGATGTTTTCGGCATCAAGTGGCTCGCCGACGACGGCAGCGCCCTCGCGGTGGATGCCCGTCACCTTGGCAGTGATGACGCCAGCGTCGCGGTGGCCGCGCGTGATCTGCAGCTGGCACCGCTGGTCCCCTGGCTGGCGCTGAAGCCGGACATGTCGCCCTCCCTGGCCGAATGGCTGGGTGCGGGCAAGCCGCGGGGCAAGATCAGTCACGCTTCGATGCAGTGGAGCAAGGCCGGCGGGCTGACGTCCGTCGACATGGGCTTTGCCGCGCTGGGCATCGATCCGGTGGGCAAGTTGCCGGGCCTGGATCGCCTGGACGGCGAAGTTCGGGGTGATCAACAGGCCGCTGTACTCGAGTTGCCTGCACAGTCGACGGTTCTGCGTTTTCCGCACACGTTCCGCCAGCCGTTCAATCTGTCGAGGCTCGCCGGCAATGTCGCGTTCTGGCACGCCGATGGCGATTTGCACATGGGCCTGGACGCGCTGCAATTGCACGGCGAAGGTTTCGAGGTCGAGGCGCGCGGCGAAATGGCGCTGCACGACGGCGGCGGCAAGCCGTTCCTCGATTTGTATGCCACGGTCAATCACGCTGACGTCAACGCCGCCAAGTTGTTCTGGCCCATCGATTCGATGGCGCCCTCGGCGATTGAATGGCTCGATCGCGCGCTCGTATCGGGCAACATCGATCGTGGTGATGTCGTGGTTCGCGGCGATCTGGCCGACTGGCCTTTCCATCACAACGAGGGCCGCTTTGAAGCACGCGCCCAGATCAGCGATCTCACCCTCGATTACGGCAAGGACTGGCCGCGCGCGGAAGGCGTCAACCTGGTCGCCAACTTCATCGACAACAGCATGTTGGTTGAGGCCAGCGGCGGGCAGTCACTGGGCATCAAGGCGGACAAGGCCTCGGCGACCATTGCCGATTTCGGTAACTCCGAGCTGGACCTGACGGTGTCCGGCGCGGGCAATGGTCCCAACGTCATGGAATTCCTGCGCAAGAGTCCGATCGCCAGCCATCAGGCGGACATCCTGTCCAAGATGAGCCTGGGTGGATCGACTTCGTTCGGTTTCCATCTGCTGTTGCCGCTGAAGGAAGCGAAGGACTTCACGCTTACCGGTACCGCGCAGCTGAAAGACGCCGATCTCAATGCGCCGGACTGGAACCTGAAGCTCGACAAGATCCGTGGTCCGGCGACGTTTGATCAGCATGGCTTCCACGGCGGGCCGCTCGATGCGGGTTTTCGCGGCCAGCCGTCCAGGCTCGATATCGCTATCGCCGGTGCGACAGGCAATCCCGACACGGTGCTGTCGACACGCCTGACCGGCAAGTACGCGATGAACGAACTTGTGCAGGGCTATCCTGAGCTTGACTGGCTCAAGCCGATCGCTGGCGGGCGCAGCGAATTCACCATCGGTTTCGACATCGTGCATCCGCCGTCGGTTGCCAACGCTTCGCAGTTGCTCACGATCGAGTCGCCCATGACCGGCATGAGCCTGGATTTCCCGGTGCCGCTGAAAAAGTCCGCCGATGAAACCCTGCCGCTACGCGTCGCAATGAACCTTCCGGTTGCCGGAAGCGATCTTCAGGTTTCGATCGGCCAGGTCGTTCGCGGTCGCCTGCGTTTGCCCGAAGGCAACAGCCATCCGCTGGCCGCGACGTTTGCGTTCGGCAACCGCATGCCTGACACCGTGCCGGACAAAGGCATCCGCGTGCGCGGCAAGCCGGCCGTGCTGGACGTCACCGGATGGGTCCAGTACTCGGTGGCCGGCGCCACGGGTGACGGCCCGGGTCTGGAGAGCATCGACGTCAATGCCGACCAGGCCATGGTCTTTGGCCATAGCTTCCCGTCCATGCGCATCCAGGCGACGCCCGGAAGCGATGCCCTGAGCGTCGACGTGGACAGCAGCGAAATCGCGGGCAACTTCAGCGTGCCCAGCAACGACTTGCGCAAGCGTGGCGTCACCGCTCGCCTGGATCGCCTGTACTGGCCCAGGGACAACACGCCGGAGAAGCCGAAGTCCGAAGGCGCGCCGCTGCCTGATCCGGCCAATACCGGGGTCACGCCGTCGTCCTTGCCGCCGTTCCATGTCTGGGTGGCCGATCTGCGTTTTGGCGTGTCGAAACTGGGTGAGGCGCGACTGGAGACCTGGCCGACGGATCGCGGCATGCATGTCGATCAGCTGCGCGCCTTGTCGCATAGCGTGCAGATCAACGGCAGTGGCGACTGGGAAGGCACGGACACCAACAGCCATACGCATATGCGCATCGACTTCGCCGCAGAGAATCTTGGCGACATGCTTGGTGCCTTTGGTTTTTCCGGACTGTTCAATGGTGGCAAGACGCGCGCGAACCTCGATGCGACATGGCCTGGCGCGCCGTCGGCGATGGAGCTGGCCAGCATGAATGGCAAGCTGGGTATCCAGGTGACGGATGGCAGCATTCCGGAAGTCGCTCCGGGCGTGGGTCGATTGTTTGGCCTCATTTCGGTGATCGAGCTGCCGCGCCGACTCACCCTGGATTTTGGTGACGTCTTCGGCAAGGGACTGGCCTTCGATGCCATCACCGGCGACTTCGAACTG